Proteins encoded within one genomic window of Eublepharis macularius isolate TG4126 chromosome 10, MPM_Emac_v1.0, whole genome shotgun sequence:
- the LOC129336922 gene encoding uncharacterized protein LOC129336922: MAHSSQPSSHSILYQSGRAGLPGAGPAESGTAPDSPSRGPPPPGAGPAARRGGAAAGGSARPVAGRSAAQRPEPLSHSRPRPELRGRAGPGSRRGLAQPASPAGKGEPRLVCRPLGRRLSPGPMPRRRAVRALARLCLENVAAHMGGLWAKDYAERRLDELRFRFVMGPFEELAGSLIQELIQLLGESHRLTRVMLHLLLVPHLTELSLRACPKLASAAIAQMISVRCKNLSLLDLQGCSRIPSDTLVDLLEGLPCLTKLGLSETQCDTRVLSAVACSCSRLRELAASNCSRLSPASLLHLAYSPTSGTLCCPMLQVLSVDGLEPAGHSQDLVLSLAFVLLALPSLRFLSHHLVSKALSLIHSQQMGGAEIAPGFPSLAELAQGRRTCQAAPEHCRILLPLKRLAEVDEPLLPAVSAVCPDLVEVTVLLGESPGLGRWLRSWETLTHLTLNCVGSRSLGEFVPAMAGGLGAQLQSLSLGYCFFDDELSFHALLSHCPNLRTFSASLIPAMAWESDDGQPAHEAWQQASTLRPQEFPELRAFSLIFAPNDRLLSSQKAVVLSSSIVSLLRHSPLLETLDLVCLPFSLDEVFERVLEPPGAALRHLRQLSLSQSEVSPRTVRQLLSSDNQLHLLNLGGCPGIHRRHYCKLLRVVSQEGLELDITWD; encoded by the exons ATGGCCCACTCCAGTCAACCTTCTtcccacagcattctgtaccaaag TGGGAGAGCCGGGCTGCCCGGCGCCGGTCCGGCTGAGTCGGGCACCGCTCCGGACAGCCCCAGCCGGGGTCCTCCGCCGCCGGGGGCGGGGCCTGCTGCGAGGAGGGGCGGGGCGGCTGCGGGAGGCTCCGCCCGTCCCGTGGCGGGGCGTTCCGCTGCTCAGCGCCCCGAGCCGCTGAGTCACTCCCGGCCGCGCCCAGAGCTCCGTGGCAGGGCCGGGCCGGGGAGCCGCCGGGGACTCGCGCAGCCGGCCTCGCCCGCCGGGAAGGGGGAGCCGCGGCTGGTCTGCCGGCCGCTGGGGAGGCGCCTCTCGCCCGGCCCCATGCCCCGGCGGCGGGCGGTGCGGGCGCTGGCGCGGCTGTGCCTGGAGAACGTGGCGGCCCACATGGGCGGCCTGTGGGCCAAGGACTACGCCGAGCGGCGCCTGGACGAGCTGCGCTTCCGCTTCGTGATGGGGCCCTTCGAGGAGCTGG CCGGCTCCCTGATCCAGGAACTGATCCAGCTGTTGGGAGAGAGCCACCGGCTGACTCGAGTCATGCTGCACTTGCTGCTTGTGCCACACCTGACGGAGCTCAGCCTGCGTGCTTGTCCGAAGTTGGCCAGTGCTGCTATTGCACAGATGATCTCCGTGCGCTGCAAG AACCTGTCCTTACTAGATCTTCAGGGCTGCAGTCGGATTCCTTCGGACACCCTGGTTGACCTGCTGGAAGGTTTGCCATGCCTCACAAAGCTGGGCCTGTCGGAAACCCAGTGCGACACTCGGGTCTTGTCGGCTGTGGCTTGCTCCTGCAGCCGCCTTCGTGAGCTGGCCGCCTCGAACTGCAGCAGGCTGTCTCCAGCGTCCCTCCTGCACCTGGCCTACAGTCCCACCTCAGGCACTCTCTGCTGCCCGATGCTGCAGGTGCTGTCAGTGGACGGACTGGAGCCGGCTGGTCACAGCCAGGACTTGGTCTTGTCCCTGGCCTTTGTGCTGCTGGCGCTGCCCAGCCTGAGATTCTTGTCCCATCACCTGGTCTCCAAGGCACTCTCTCTGATCCACAGCCAGCAGATGGGCGGTGCTGAGATCGCCCCAGGATttccctccctggcagagctggcgCAGGGCAGGAGGACTTGCCAGGCCGCCCCAGAGCACTGCAGGATCCTGCTGCCCCTCAAGCGACTAGCCGAGGTGGATGAGCCCCTGTTGCCTGCTGTCTCTGCAGTGTGTCCAGACTTGGTAGAGGTGACCGTGCTTCTCGGCGAGAGCCCTGGCTTGGGCCGCTGGTTGCGGTCGTGGGAGACACTCACTCACTTGACTCTCAACTGCGTAGGAAGCAGGAGCCTGGGGGAGTTTGTGCCAGCAATGGCGGGGGGGCTTGGAGCTCAGCTCCAGTCCCTCTCGCTCGGCTACTGCTTCTTTGACGATGAGCTGTCTTTCCATGCCCTGCTGAGCCATTGTCCGAATCTCCGGACATTTAGCGCCTCCCTCATACCTGCAATGGCATGGGAGAGCGATGACGGGCAACCAGCTCACGAGGCCTGGCAGCAGGCCTCCACCCTTAGGCCTCAGGAATTCCCGGAGCTTCGGGCTTTCAGCCTGATCTTTGCCCCCAACGATCGCCTCTTGTCTTCCCAAAAGGCAGTCGTGTTGAGCTCAAGCATCGTGTCCCTGCTCAGGCATTCCCCCCTCCTGGAAACGTTGGATTTGGtctgcctgcctttctccttgGACGAGGTGTTTGAGAGGGTGCTGGAGCCCCCTGGCGCAGCCTTGAGGCATCTCCGGCAGCTCTCCCTCAGCCAAAGCGAAGTTTCTCCTCGCACCGTCCGCCAGCTGCTTTCCTCAGACAATCAGCTGCATCTCCTCAACCTGGGTGGCTGCCCAGGCATCCACCGGAGGCACTACTGCAAGCTGCTCCGGGTGGTCAGTCAGGAGGGGCTGGAGCTGGACATCACGTGGGACTGA
- the LOC129336572 gene encoding retinol dehydrogenase 11-like isoform X2, whose amino-acid sequence MGGGVVSYRGSPPTPDEVSVGPGIGRCVALDLARRNARTILACRDQERGQAVLEEIHGATGNPNVQLRILDVSSLASIREFVRCFLQEEGQLDILVNNAGVTGLPFRLTAEGLELTFATNFLGPFLLTNLLLGALKASTPARIVNVSSFVHHKGTVNIKFLTGEERPKSSAQAYNSSKLMNVVFTAELARRLQGTGVTVNALNPGVVKTGIMRHFHWAVRLLFSICGIFMKSAEQGAASTLYCAISKEVEGISGKYFESDCSLALPSDYAQDTGIARKLWDASEQLTGLDNGGSRGTK is encoded by the exons atgggggggggggtggtcagCTACAGGGGCAGCCCACCCACTCCTGATGAGGTCTCCGTGGGCCCAG GGATCGGCAGATGCGTTGCTCTTGACTTGGCGCGCAGGAACGCACGCACCATCCTGGCCTGTCGGGACCAGGAGAGGGGGCAGGCCGTGCTGGAGGAGATCCACGGGGCCACCGGAAACCCCAACGTGCAGCTGCGGATCCTGGACGTCAGCTCCTTGGCCTCCATACGAGAGTTTGTTCGGTGCTtcttgcaggaggaggggcagcTGGACATCCTAGTCAATAACGCAGGAGTCACAG GCTTGCCCTTCAGGCTCACTGCCGAGGGCTTGGAGCTGACCTTTGCCACCAATTTCCTGGGGCCCTTTCTGCTCACCAACTTGTTGCTGG GTGCCTTAAAGGCCTCCACCCCTGCGCGGATCGTCAATGTGTCCTCCTTTGTGCACCACAAGGGAACCGTGAATATCAAGTTCCTGACTGGCGAGGAGCGTCCCAAAAGCTCCGCCCAGGCCTACAACAGCTCCAAGCTCATGAACGTGGTCTTCACTGCTGAGCTGGCCCGCAGGCTCCAGGGGACAG GAGTGACGGTCAATGCCCTGAACCCGGGAGTTGTCAAGACAGGCATCATGCGCCATTTCCACTGGGCCGTCCGCCTCTTATTCAGCATTTGCGGGATCTTCATGAAG TCAGCAGAACAGGGTGCTGCCAGTACACTGTACTGTGCCATCTCCAAGGAAGTGGAGGGCATCTCAGGCAAGTACTTTGAAAGCGACTGCAGCTTGGCACTGCCTTCAGACTACGCCCAAGACACAGGCATCGCCCGCAAACTCTGGGATGCTTCGGAGCAGCTGACGGGCCTCGATAATGGCGGGAGTCGCGGGACCAAGTGA
- the C10H2orf81 gene encoding uncharacterized protein C2orf81 homolog: MTSRDRVAQAKSRAERARPPAAPLPQVEIVPGRLSEAEWLSLLCAEEAEDAVGDLLAALLERALAQCEKVYLARQCVPYVIAQAREALLQILEWRFLVRDEGQAEVPADPTWQEDEPPRACITDSWAQGSVPVRQASPSPQEGEVPPAGPPEAAALPPEVVCDAEGLPQQPSREGAKLAKEQLVPPLESLSPILPSVSSKSRKTSRAFGRPSYNKASFQSSEGLQGEPETQQLLAGESAQVPVKEKKPHTPLPKLCPLLPPSCSNLLRIQLGRPPNIKDVLYDESGSVTVVPRLDPARLPKRWVKPYVEVVDPDMESRRQEALKTVSGRCKYPKPPRAGADAVDLSSLQPHWTQWAVLRDGGARASWKRLPEQVARPPPPPGGALEPTSLIFVKPTLLVESIELAPGVTVTGRGRARQGIRFTAPQEERESMHGGLRPLSPQVPCLPTVAMEKVTKHPQTLPQMPPGAMLLPGHECP, encoded by the exons atgACCTCCCGGGACCGCGTGGCCCAGGCCAAGTCGCGGGCGGAGCGCGCCCGGCCGCCCGCCGCGCCGCTGCCGCAGGTGGAGATCGTGCCGGGGCGCCTGTCGGAGGCCGAGTGGCTCTCGCTGCTGTGCGCCGAGGAGGCCGAGGACGCCGTCGGGGACCTCCTGGCCGCCCTGCTCGAGCGGGCCTTGGCCCAGTGCGAGAAGGTCTACCTGGCGCGCCAG TGCGTCCCCTACGTCATCGCGCAGGCGCGCGAAGCCCTGCTGCAGATCCTGGAGTGGCGCTTCCTGGTGCGGGACGAGGGCCAGGCGGAGGTGCCGGCGGACCCCACGTGGCAGGAGGACGAGCCGCCCCGGGCCTGCATCACGGACTCCTGGGCGCAGGGCTCGGTGCCCGTCCGGCAAGCCTCGCCGAGCCCGCAGGAGGGAGAG GTTCCCCCAGCCGGACCCCCAGAAGCAGCTGCTCTCCCCCCAGAGGTGGTTTGTGATGCGGAGGGGCTGCCCCAGCAGCCCTCACGAGAAGGGGCCAAGCTCGCCAAGGAGCAGCTGGTGCCTCCCCTGGAATCCTTGTCTCCGATTCTGCCAAGCGTCTCTTCCAAGAGCAGGAAGACGAGCCGGGCCTTCGGCAGGCCTTCCTACAACAAGGCCAGCTTTCAGAGCAGTGAGGGGCTGCAGGGCGAGCCTGAGACGCAGCAGCTCCTCGCGGGGGAGTCCGCCCAGGTCCCCGTGAAGGAGAAGAAGCCCCACACCCCgctgcccaagctctgcccacTCTTGCCTCCTTCGTGCAGCAACCTGTTGCGCATCCAGCTGGGTCGCCCGCCCAACATCAAGGATGTCCTCTATGATGAGTCTGGCAGTGTCACTGTGGTGCCCCGGCTAGACCCAGCTCGCCTGCCCAAGCGCTGGGTCAAGCCGTACGTGGAGGTCGTGGACCCAGACATGGAGTCCCGACGACAGGAAGCTCTCAAGACTGTCTCGGGCCGCTGCAAGTACCCCAAGCCCCCTCGGGCTGGGGCAGACGCGGTCGACCTCAGCAGCCTCCAGCCTCACTGGACGCAGTGGGCAGTGCTGCGGGATGGGGGGGCCAGGGCTTCCTGGAAGAGGCTCCCAGAGCAGGTGGcccgcccccctcctcccccagggGGAGCTCTCGAGCCTACAAGCCTCATCTTTGTAAAGCCCACCCTGCTGGTGGAGTCCATCGAGCTGGCCCCAGGGGTGACCGTGACGGgcaggggcagagccaggcaGGGAATCAGGTTCACTGCCCCTCAGGAGGAAAGGGAGAGCATGCATGGGGGGCTCAGGCCCCTGTCCCCTCAGGTGCCATGCCTCCCCACTGTTGCGATGGAGAAGGTTACAAAACACCCTCAAACCCTGCCCCAGATGCCACCCGGAGCCATGCTGCTGCCAGGACATGAGTGCCCCTAA
- the WDR54 gene encoding WD repeat-containing protein 54: protein MYRREKSVLLKGSSSALYNNLSVLPLPAKQLTYFATVHGSTVNLVSVSADGLSFSHRQLQAKEGSLGIGTSVITQATWCVLPSRILLVLTSQKGIQMYESDGSIMVYWHALDATESSSGQAVFARGIAATGQRFVCVGTSQGCVLVFDIPCKGTNITLSEVLEEHRGAITDVGAELCEQPEGSIDLVTADDFGVLCAWRSGEEFRLVSKIPASGCTCSSVKLWNGVVVAGYGNGQIRLYEAASGTLRAAVSAHARWICALDLAPLSGKLLSGAEDSFVEVWGLTYDSATEDIEIKHCQTECVMDTQLCGARFCDPAGSTFAVTGYDLSEIIRYVQL from the exons ATGTACCGGCGGGAGAAGAGCGTCCTGCTGAAGGGCAGCAGCTCGGCCCTCTACAACAACCTGAGCGTGCTGCCCCTCCCGGCCAAGCAGCTCACCTACTTCGCCACCGTGCACGGCAGCACGGTGAACCTGGTGAGCGTCTCGGCGGACGGGCTCAGCTTCTCGCACCGCCAGCTGCAGGCCAAGGAGGGCAGCCTCGGCATCGGCACTTCCGTCATCACCCAG GCAACTTGGTGTGTCCTCCCTTCTCGGATCCTCTTGGTGCTGACATCGCAGAAAGGTATCCAG ATGTACGAGTCAGATGGATCCATTATGGTTTATTGGCATGCTCTGGATGCCACGGAGTCGTCATCAG GACAGGCTGTGTTTGCACGTGGGATTGCAGCCACTGGCCAGCGCTTTGTGTGTGTGG GGACATCACAAGGGTGTGTCCTTGTCTTTGACATCCCCTGCAAGGGCACCAACATCACCCTGAGCGAGGTTCTGGAAGAGCATCGTGGTGCCATCACAGATGTTGGTGCGGAGCTCTGTGAGCAGCCG GAAGGAAGCATCGACCTCGTGACTGCTGATGACTTCGGAGTGTTGTGTGCCTGGCGGTCTGGGGAAGAATTCCGGCTGGTCTCCAAAATCCCAGCTTCTGG GTGCACCTGCTCCTCGGTGAAGCTGTGGAATGGGGTGGTCGTTGCTGGTTACGGCAATGGGCAGATCCGTCTGTATGAAGCCGCGAGTGGCACCCTCCGAGCTGCAGTGAGTGCTCACGCACGCTGGATCTGTGCCTTGGACCTGGCACCACTTTCGGGGAAG TTGCTGTCTGGGGCTGAGGACTCCTTTGTGGAGGTCTGGGGGCTGACTTATGATTCAGCCACTGAGGACATTGAG ATCAAGCACTGCCAGACGGAGTGCGTGATGGACACCCAGCTCTGCGGGGCCCGCTTCTGTGACCCTGCAGGCAGCACCTTCGCTGTCACCGGCTATGACCTCAGCGAGATAATCCGCTATGTCCAGCTGTAG
- the LOC129336572 gene encoding retinol dehydrogenase 14-like isoform X1, with amino-acid sequence MPPAAALLGPLAGLALLLLLLRARRRRAWSPRACPLDLRGKTALVTGASSGIGRCVALDLARRNARTILACRDQERGQAVLEEIHGATGNPNVQLRILDVSSLASIREFVRCFLQEEGQLDILVNNAGVTGLPFRLTAEGLELTFATNFLGPFLLTNLLLGALKASTPARIVNVSSFVHHKGTVNIKFLTGEERPKSSAQAYNSSKLMNVVFTAELARRLQGTGVTVNALNPGVVKTGIMRHFHWAVRLLFSICGIFMKSAEQGAASTLYCAISKEVEGISGKYFESDCSLALPSDYAQDTGIARKLWDASEQLTGLDNGGSRGTK; translated from the exons ATGCCGCCGGCCGCCGCGCTGCTGGGCCCGCTGGCCGGcctggcgctgctgctgctgctgctgcgggcgCGGCGGAGGCGCGCCTGGAGCCCCCGCGCCTGCCCGCTCGACCTGCGCGGCAAGACGGCCCTGGTCACCGGCGCCAGCAGCG GGATCGGCAGATGCGTTGCTCTTGACTTGGCGCGCAGGAACGCACGCACCATCCTGGCCTGTCGGGACCAGGAGAGGGGGCAGGCCGTGCTGGAGGAGATCCACGGGGCCACCGGAAACCCCAACGTGCAGCTGCGGATCCTGGACGTCAGCTCCTTGGCCTCCATACGAGAGTTTGTTCGGTGCTtcttgcaggaggaggggcagcTGGACATCCTAGTCAATAACGCAGGAGTCACAG GCTTGCCCTTCAGGCTCACTGCCGAGGGCTTGGAGCTGACCTTTGCCACCAATTTCCTGGGGCCCTTTCTGCTCACCAACTTGTTGCTGG GTGCCTTAAAGGCCTCCACCCCTGCGCGGATCGTCAATGTGTCCTCCTTTGTGCACCACAAGGGAACCGTGAATATCAAGTTCCTGACTGGCGAGGAGCGTCCCAAAAGCTCCGCCCAGGCCTACAACAGCTCCAAGCTCATGAACGTGGTCTTCACTGCTGAGCTGGCCCGCAGGCTCCAGGGGACAG GAGTGACGGTCAATGCCCTGAACCCGGGAGTTGTCAAGACAGGCATCATGCGCCATTTCCACTGGGCCGTCCGCCTCTTATTCAGCATTTGCGGGATCTTCATGAAG TCAGCAGAACAGGGTGCTGCCAGTACACTGTACTGTGCCATCTCCAAGGAAGTGGAGGGCATCTCAGGCAAGTACTTTGAAAGCGACTGCAGCTTGGCACTGCCTTCAGACTACGCCCAAGACACAGGCATCGCCCGCAAACTCTGGGATGCTTCGGAGCAGCTGACGGGCCTCGATAATGGCGGGAGTCGCGGGACCAAGTGA